DNA sequence from the Sulfurimonas sediminis genome:
GCCGATGCCGATGGTATCAAAACGTTTGAAAATGATGCTTAAAACCCGTGAAGATTTTATTGCTTTTGTAGCAGATTATATACAAAACCCTTCAATAAAGAAAGGTTTCTGTATGCCGATGGCATATAAACGCTTTGGCACAATGCCTCCGATAGGAAAAACGCTAAGCAAAGAAGAGAGAACGGTTGTTGCTTCCTGGCTGTATGACAATTTTAAAGAGTCATGGGGAAAATCCATGGGCGGTAAAATGTGTGAGATGAAAAACAAAAATATGAAATGCGGCGCAGGAAAATGCGGTGCCGTAAAAATCCAAACACACTAGGTTTATGATGGAAACTATTATGCTTTTTTTCTCTGCTTTGGTTGATTTAAGCAACGCCATGGCCCCTTATATTTTGTTTGGACTTGTTTTTGCCGGATTTTTGCATGAGCTTGTTCCTGAGAGTATTGTAAAAAACCATCTTGGAAAAGATTCTGTTATGTCGGTGATCAAAGCGACAGTTTTCGGTATTCCTCTTCCTGTATGTTCTTGCGGGGTGATTCCTTTGGCAACGGGTATCAAAAAAAGCGGTGCAAGTAACGGTGCCACACTCTCTTTTTTGATCTCTACACCGATTACAGGGGTTGATTCCATACTTGCGACTTATGGAATGTTTGGCTGGGTTTTTACCATATACAGGGTAGTAACTTCGATGATTATTTCGGTCATTGCCGGAATTTTATCCAATTTTTACCCTGAAGAGGAGAGCAAAAAAGAGCAAAAATCTGCAGCGGTATTTAGTATGAAGGCTCCGACAAACCAGCCTTCTGTAATGACTTTTTCAGCAGTAAAAACATCTGATGATGCAAGCTGTTGCAGCACGCAGACAAGCAGTGGCGAGAAAAAAAACAATATTGTCAAAAATGCCTTCACATATGCTTTTGGAACACTTTTAAAAGACATTGCGTCGCCATTGCTCATAGGTCTGCTTCTGGGTGCTTTAATAACTGTGGCGGTTCCTGACAATCTGAGTGAAATACTGATAAAATACAACTGGCTTTCGTACATCATAGTGATAGCCATCGCCGTGCCTATGTATGTATGTGCAACCGCTTCTTTGCCAATTGCCGCAGGTTTGATGTTGGCCGGTGTGAGTCCCGGGGCGGCCTTTGTTTTTTTAAGCGCGGGTCCTGCGACAAATACGGTCACTATAGGTGTTGTAAAAAAGATGTTAGGAACAAGAACTCTTTATATTTATCTCGGGACCATCATAGCCGGTTCCCTTCTTTTCGGACTGGGACTTGACTATCTTTTTCGTGATGTCAATGTCAAAGAACTTGTGCATATGGATGAAGATGCCGGTTTGGCAGCATGGATCGCAAGTCTTGTTCTTTGGGGATTTGTGCTGTATTATGTAATAAAACCATATTTTTTCAAGGATAAAGAGTGTAATGACGGCAGTTGTTGCAGTGCTTAGGGTATAATAGGATTATGAAAAAGAGACTGCTTACATTTGTTTTATTGTTGTCAATGAGTTTTAACATACTCCATGCGTATGTAATAGAGGTTCTTGACACAGACCCGTGTCAGGTGAGTGAGTATGTCCATGAATTTAGCAACAACAGTGAGACAGCGGACAACTGTATTTGTCAGTTGCACCACTGTTTTCACATCGCTTTTATTCTTCCTGAAATTAATATCCCTTTTATGCGTGAAAATTTTTCTCAAAAACCCTATTCACATATCAAAATATATGAGTTTAATTCTTATGATAATTTTTTAAAACCTCCTATCTGCGCATAGTTTCCAACCTATATTTATAAATTAATAACGAACAAAAGGATAACTATGTTTAAAAAAAGCATACTTGCAATACTTGGATTGTGTGCAGTTGTATCTGCACAGAATTTTGATACATTTTTACATGAGGCTTTGCAGGCATCACCCTATCTCAAAGCAAATGCTTTGGAGATTGAGCGTGCTGATGTGCAGTCAAGTCTGATACAGAGATATAAAAACCCGAAACTCTCACTTGAGGCGTCAAAATTTACTCCCGACCTGGGAAAAAGTGAAGCAGGTTACAGGGTTGCACTGATGCAGCCTGTACGTCTGTGGGGTGTTGGCGATGACAAAACAGATTTGGCAGCAGCAACACAGGAAGAGGCAAAAGGACTCGTAACGCTTCAGCATGCAGAATTTGTGAAAGTTCTCTCTCTGCTTTATATTGATTATATGACACAATCAGCATTGCTGGAATTAGCACGAGAGGAGTTTTTAATCTCAAAAAATATTGCCAATATTTCAAGAGAGAGATATGAAGCGGGAACCATCGCAAAAGTAAAATATCTTCGTGCAAAAGTGGATTTGACAGGCAGTAAAAATCTGCTAAATGAGAAAAAAGCTATGCGGCTTGCAAGCTATTATAAACTTTTGGCATTTGCTGGTTTGCAAAATGAGAAAGAACTCGATGAAAATTATGTTTTTAAGCTTTCAGACAAAATGCAGACAGAACTGCAAAATAATTCGGCAGAGTTGCATTATCTTCAAACACAGCAAAACAGGGCAAAAGCAAAAGCAAAATTAAATGCAAATAAAATAGAGTGGATGAATCTGTATGCAGCCTATGAGGCTGAACCGGACCAAAGCATTGCCAGAGTCGGCATGAATATTCCTCTTGCTCTTTTTAATACAAAAAAAGAAGAAAGAAAAATTGCTTCACTGCAGGCTAAACAGAGTGAATTTTTACTGCAAAACCAAAAAACAGCGTTCTCTTTTACTCTTGAGCGTCTAACAAAAGAGTTGGCAATTTTAGGCGCTGTCGTAAATTCTACACAAGATCTTTACAATGCGCAAAAAGAGCTGTTAAAAATGTATGAAGATGGGTACAAAATAGCAAACATCAACCTTTTGGAGTTGCAAAATATCAAAAACCAGATGATACAGACAAAAGAAAAAAAGATAATGCTTGAAAATAAAATAAACAAAAATATAGTTATATATAACTATGAAGTAGGAGAATA
Encoded proteins:
- a CDS encoding TolC family protein, which produces MFKKSILAILGLCAVVSAQNFDTFLHEALQASPYLKANALEIERADVQSSLIQRYKNPKLSLEASKFTPDLGKSEAGYRVALMQPVRLWGVGDDKTDLAAATQEEAKGLVTLQHAEFVKVLSLLYIDYMTQSALLELAREEFLISKNIANISRERYEAGTIAKVKYLRAKVDLTGSKNLLNEKKAMRLASYYKLLAFAGLQNEKELDENYVFKLSDKMQTELQNNSAELHYLQTQQNRAKAKAKLNANKIEWMNLYAAYEAEPDQSIARVGMNIPLALFNTKKEERKIASLQAKQSEFLLQNQKTAFSFTLERLTKELAILGAVVNSTQDLYNAQKELLKMYEDGYKIANINLLELQNIKNQMIQTKEKKIMLENKINKNIVIYNYEVGEYNE
- a CDS encoding SO_0444 family Cu/Zn efflux transporter codes for the protein METIMLFFSALVDLSNAMAPYILFGLVFAGFLHELVPESIVKNHLGKDSVMSVIKATVFGIPLPVCSCGVIPLATGIKKSGASNGATLSFLISTPITGVDSILATYGMFGWVFTIYRVVTSMIISVIAGILSNFYPEEESKKEQKSAAVFSMKAPTNQPSVMTFSAVKTSDDASCCSTQTSSGEKKNNIVKNAFTYAFGTLLKDIASPLLIGLLLGALITVAVPDNLSEILIKYNWLSYIIVIAIAVPMYVCATASLPIAAGLMLAGVSPGAAFVFLSAGPATNTVTIGVVKKMLGTRTLYIYLGTIIAGSLLFGLGLDYLFRDVNVKELVHMDEDAGLAAWIASLVLWGFVLYYVIKPYFFKDKECNDGSCCSA
- a CDS encoding c-type cytochrome, yielding MKKLLLVLILGFVSFGADSGEDIYKAKCASCHAMKGMMDQTQMQAMRQKMQNATQEEKMAMREKMMLKMQKSKMKAPPMPMVSKRLKMMLKTREDFIAFVADYIQNPSIKKGFCMPMAYKRFGTMPPIGKTLSKEERTVVASWLYDNFKESWGKSMGGKMCEMKNKNMKCGAGKCGAVKIQTH